In Oryzias melastigma strain HK-1 unplaced genomic scaffold, ASM292280v2 sc00561, whole genome shotgun sequence, the following are encoded in one genomic region:
- the LOC112138898 gene encoding jeltraxin-like, giving the protein MNYCITWSSHTGGADIWINGMLGEQRHLRSGYTIQPGGEFILGKDQDGVLGLSDADAFVGKMTDVNVWDYVLNMEEIRTQMSCGRNSSIVGNVFSWGSTKLSMYGGVQLDSQYRCT; this is encoded by the coding sequence ATGAACTACTGCATCACCTGGTCTTCTCACACCGGCGGAGCAGACATCTGGATCAACGGGATGTTGGGCGAGCAGCGCCACCTACGGAGCGGCTACACCATCCAACCCGGAGGGGAGTTCATTCTGGGTAAAGACCAGGACGGGGTGCTAGGATTGTCCGACGCAGACGCCTTTGTGGGCAAGATGACTGACGTCAACGTGTGGGACTATGTGCTAAACATGGAAGAAATCCGCACCCAGATGTCATGTGGGAGGAACAGCAGCATTGTGGGAAACGTGTTTAGCTGGGGAAGCACTAAACTTAGCATGTACGGTGGGGTGCAGCTGGATAGCCAGTACAGATGCACCTGA